The region TAAGCCTCGAAATTAAAGAGATTTTTCAGGAACATGATCACCTATTATCGGACTGGTAGTGGTCAAACAGAGGGACAACGGGCTGGCTATACCTGTTTAGGCAGGAACTACATTATAACACACAGTAGGCCTAATTAATCAATCAGGAATGAACAGAATACTTTCACGCGCGATATGTTAATTGATTATATTGTCAATATGAACATGTGTGCAGTCGAACCACTCTCTAGAATCTGctgcaaaaatatctaaaaactaGGACTGACTCGAATATATAAAGTGCAAATCGATAACCAGGTTCAACGTCAATCAATAGGTTAATGCTTTACAGAAagaatgaaaatttcatatagaaataaaaagcgTCTTAATCTCATTCAtgatagatttcatacttCGTAATGTCAGAATGCATTTAAGGAGTGTTCACTTATAATTAATTATAGTTCAGTTGAAAGGTCAAAACGGTACATACAGAGTGACCTGAAGCCATTGAAAATCATTCAAGTTTATCTAATGTCCATGTgcttatataggcctaattgatGGCAGAACTGACACATAGTATAGGCCTATTTATAGGCCTAATGAGAATTGATACTAGACAAAACTGTAGGAGTATGTATACAAAATCCCCCATATAGCCAACAAGTACAATTTTAAAGCAGAAAATTGCCATTTCCTGCCCACATAGCTTAGTCAGTAATCTGTCtgtgtggtttagtttcatgatcggatattttcacaaaccacaagatggtataagcccatcagATTAttaaagcttaccaccaaaaattaggtaactaactaaccCTAATAGGAGCTAGGCCGAAGCAGCCCAAACTCAGCTTGCTTGGTTGGGGCCTGgcctagtctagtacctagccgttgttcctcaaACAACGGTTGTAGGGAACCGGCGTAACAaagactggtattcagacaaGGCCTggcctagttagttacctaatcgttggtggtaagctttttataatcggatgggcttataccatcttgtgatttgtgaaaatatccgatcgtgaaactaaaccacagacaggttactgactaggccTGGCCCtgccacagggacttgtcacaattgatagtgaatgaataaaaccaatatcaatgaccaggtccactatccctgtataatataaaaaacaagggtggcaacaaattttcaatctgacaatgacttctccacttcaatcgactgtaattccaaaaattctcaaccgattcacatgaaataagctttaatacaacctagaagactttctgcttcCAACGAGCCTTTAACCACCACTCTAGGACAAttatctcacaacgaaatcaccGTTTTTTGACGAGAGATAGCTCAAATTGGAGGTGTACcgattctatggtggacagcaaaatggtcgtatttttcacttcaaacgatgatttctatgtgaaatcttagagataaccccaacaaaccatacattttttaaaactacgcggtcatacctgtacgcttatctcatttatttgtataatccaCGCGATGGGTGAGCTCGCAAGCTCAAAATCGAACAAATATACGAAAAAGTCACCTCGCACTATCGCGCTGGCGGCCATTAATCACGTGACGTGCAGGTTCGGGCTATGTtaataaaaccgcgacaagtCTACGTCTGTAGACTTGAAAAAAGGAAATGTTTGCTAATAATACCACCCCTCAGACGAATGTTgcactatattttcataatacggatattttattaattaacagaacttttgataaattttgtaatgtttttcgaAATCTCTAAGCCAATCAATGCGCGTGAAATATTTAGCCCGTTACTACGATATCACGTGATTAATGGCCGCCCAGTTGATGACAAGTTGAACGCCGTGTTCGTCctcattttcgattttgagcttgtgagctcacccatcgcgtggattatacaaataaatgagataagcgtacaggtatgaccgcgtagtttaaaaaaatgtatggtttgttgGGGTTTTCTCTAAGATctcacatagaaatcatcgtttgaattgaaaaaaacgaccattttgctgtccaccatagaatcggtacacctccattttgagctatctctcgtcaaaaaaaggtgatttcgttgtgagataaTTGTCGGAGAGTGGTGGTTGTAGGCTCGTTCgaagcagaaagtcttctaggttgtattaaagcttatttcatgtgaatcggttgagaatttttggaattacagtcgattgaagcGGATaagtcattgtcagattgaaaatttgttgccacccttgttattttattatacagttgcagggatactggtacccccatcattggtctcatccattatcagtcgtgacaagtccctgtgggcCCTGCTGGGCTGCTGCTCTGGCTTGGACGACAGTTTTCGTAAGAATTGTCCACATTAGTTGCTAAATacttaattttgaataaatccaCAGAAAAGCAGAccaaaaattctgaatctcgAGAAAACCTTAGATTCTAGTGAAATGTTATTGTTGAGCTgtcaaattgaataaaataaatttgatttgagtttGAATCCTACCTGAAACATTGGGAATGCCAGTTTCTGTCTAACGCTTGTAAATATTGCTCGTCAACAATCTGACACGAACATCCAGCACACGAGGGTAACTCCTCAGATATCATTACTCCTGCCTCACTGTTACTGTATCCTCATAATCAACATAATTAAACTAACGAACTTTCCGAGCCCGGTACGACACCGCCAACTGTCAAAATCTTACTCGACTACCGTAACGTGCTGCCGTCTATCAAATAACAGAGGAACCAAATTGCTAgaactagactggttgccgggcTTGAATGCAGGTGGGCGTAGAATTCGAAAGCCAACCTGATGGATGAAGAGGTagtgagttcgaatcccttgacgagTGATGGAACTCAGATGTAGTACGAATCCTGGTTACCGACTCGTACGTAGAGAGAAAATTCCAAGATGTCTTTTAAATCCCAAAACCAGATTTATTACATTAATGAGAATAACAGAAAGTAGAGCGAGAAATTTCAGATTCTAAGTACAAAAACATTCGCAGTAGTATTCCCCATAAACAAACGATATTTTAATAATCCACTGACAATTTCTAAACtggcaaaaaaattttcacTGACAAAATGGGACTGGTTTATATTCGATTAACCGGTGCAAAATAGTTAGAGTTCaaattttttagtttttagctatatatatattatctaatatatatatacatgtatagataCACAGTTTTAGAAATGGAAGGTTTTTTCTCGTATTATTCACATTTATAACAAAAGGaacagaaaaaataaaacaaaaacaaaacaaatatagCCGGGTTGCGTCGGTTTATCAGGTTCTCATCAAAATTGAGTTCAAcagaattgatttaattcaaatttgttGAACTGCAACATTGCGTCCAATATAATTCATCAATGATTGATGCTCGATTATAGATCGAAATTTTAGACCAAGCTGTTGAAAAAACATCTGGAACAGATGTCACTCCTTAACTCTAATTACACTGTTTAACACAGAATGTTATACACTGTATATTGAGTGTACATTTCTTTCAAATACAAAGCGTACATTCAACAGATACCTTAAATGAATTAATCCAAATATCAAACCAGTAAACTATCATCAACGTGGAAGAATAACAGTGTAATATTCTCTAAGAAATAATCTTGAAAATTCGAACTTAGTTTCATCAATGAAAGTACACTGAACTCTGCAGTGGAGTCCACGGTGGAGAGATCTGACTTCAGCAACTGAAGGACTGAAAAGAATTTGTCCTGCTTGAGAGCAATCCGAATACGATTATCTAAAAGTtcaggaaaatatttcaacaaatttccaaGATAAATGGTTATCTTCAAGTTAAACTGTTATCTCTTAAGTAAAACTATTCTCTTGGGTAAAACAGTTATCTCGGATTTGAATGGCTATTTTCAAGTTAAACTGTTATCTCTCTAAATGAGTTAACAGTTATCTCTCAAGTTTTTTGCTTGCTGTTTTAAATCATCACAGTTGCACAAGTTCTTAAGTTCTAGCATTAACTATAGGGTGAAGCCCCAGAGAAAAAGTGGATGGATACATTGTATATTATTAGATAAATTTAAGTTgataatcaattaaaaaaacaattatcatAAATCACTTCTTTAATTAAATGCCTAAAATTAAATTGCCCAGAACATATTGTCCAGTGACATCTGCCCGAAACGTGTGACATTTTTGGCAATGATTTaacgtttaaaaaaaacatcggaagaatgaaataataatgatcacAAACGAATCCCTTTCcttgtatttgatttttgatgaaaCGATGAACATGATTGAGATGGTGGTCGATAAACTATTCAAATATGTTGTAATGATTCCCAAAACCGACAAATCATCGACGTTGCCTTTAAattgtaaaatgtaaaatatgatttcCAATcctcatgtttttttttccatcTGGTTAAATCCAAACGCGGTACGGTTTAATGAATTGCTGGCGGTGGAGGAGGGTTATCATTGCTTGGTCCCTGAaattgagaaaatagaaacattcAATCAGTGAAAGAAAATGTCCTTAAAATTTATCAGTTATCAAGGGGAATATTAAGTCCTTAACAACACCTTTCAAACAAGTCAAATCAATATTACTCATGTATGGAACAGTTGAAACAAGCATTTGCAAATGGAATATCCATTAAGCGATCTCTATAAGAGGTTTGAAAATGCGAGATTAAGCTTCATTTTTCGCCTGATTTCAGGCAAACCCCAAAACTCGAAAAGCTTGCGTTTGGTGTCCATATTATTAAACTGAAGAATGAATGCAGCTCTCCTCAAATCCTAGCCTATGGAGAACATAATACACGATCAAGGCCTACGACACATTCAAGAGAATgtcatgaaataaattgtcatACATTATTGCTAGGTTTTCCACCGCTGTTTCGTAGGGAATTCGGACGAAGTAAGAACAAGGCCGTAGCGACAACTATCCATCCTatcatcatcagcatcatCGTACTATATCCTGCATCAGGACTATCTGGACCAGGTACTGAAAACAAACAGCCAAAACGATCGGTTAATCATTTCATAAAGTCATCTTAATTGCGTTATAACATAGACCCAGACAGACGAGTCGGTTTCTCAAAAGGTGGTTAGAAAGAGTACGTTAGAACTAAATTCCATTGTAACCAATGTAATTTCAACTGTCACTGTGGCATTTATTCACCAGTTGACCACTTAAACCAACTTTCCAGCAATAACTGGCCATGggaaaaaactatttttggtTCTCTaacaaatttaattgatcaaGATCTGAACCATTTTTGCATTGATGTTTTTGACTACTTACATTCCTGTAAACACTGATTATCAGTACATGTTGACTGTGAATTCCTCAACTGTTTAAAAGCacaataaaatatcattaaaatcaaatattatacATAAAGGCCTACAGCAAATATTTCTAGAATTTGTTTGTCATAACTACAGTGTATTTTTTTCCTCaactttttcattagaatgTCGTTTATTTGCAATAACATATATCTCATATATACAATTGCTAAAAAATTCTCAATAGCTGCATGTTCTGTAGATTCACTTTTAAATCCAATATTATAACTACAGCATTAAATATGCCGGAAAACTCAACCCTAAGAGTTTCATTCCAAGTGATTTCTAAAGTCTAACATAGGGTGGGGTCCTATTTCTATTTGACTCtctttacaacaattggtacACAATGTATATCATGTAAAAAAAATAGTAAATTACATCATATGATCTCTATTACTATCATTGGTGTGGGGAAtctattttctattcattATGTATCACACAGTTAGACTACATTGGCTTCAACAAACCACACGTAAAAATTGcagcatttcaaaataaactgTATCACGTCAAATTTCAAGAAGACTTTTGAACAATTAAATCGGATGGTGATGTcgttttcattaaaatcttcaTCCGAGGGTATTTAGTGCTGTTTAATTGATTACTCAGctgaattaaaaatgaatacaGGAGGATCGTTAATGCAAGCGCATGATGTGCCTGGGATAAAATCCAACCAATCACAGCATGACAGGACATTCCATAACAAACCATCATTGTATATTTACACAAGTTAGgagaaatctaaaatatgaatacaacCAGGGGGTCCAGTTTCATAAGAAAAttataaagtttgaattgttgtcgtttgaaaacatgaagtaaccaatatagaaactaaaccaaaaatctgattttaatttatttgtgACACTTGAGACAAAATGCGAAAACAATTCTAATCagttttcagtattttgtcaTATGAGAAATGATTGCATCAGTAATATCGAACCACGGAGAGACAAGAGAAGAATTAAAAAGCTGTCGCCACAGATTGACTGAATTGACGTGGAAtgaatgacatgttctatgatgcGATGACGCCGTCAGTTCACTACGCTACGCTATAGGTCTATTATTCAACTAAGATAATCAATGAACaacataatatttcaaatctctACCTAGCGATAATTTCATCAGAGGAAAGaaactatatttttgaaaGATGTGGGAATGTTAATTGTACCTACAAAGgcctatttcatttcatttcacaatTGTTTTATGCCTAGGGAACTTTTGGCATATTCATTGCAATGACAATTAGTGAAAGAATTAGTATAGCTGTTGTTCCAGAAACAAGATGGGTGTACTGGAcccaattcaatatttcttgaTAAAGATTTGACCTTAGGATTGAAACATTGGACATGTTGACTTCGAAATTTACAGTGAAGTGTATAACCCAACAGATGCTGCTATTTTTAGCTAGTATTCAGACTAGACctaaatgaaaatcattataagTTTGGAGCCTATACATTTCTGTACCATATCTCTGTATCAGTAAGTttcttttattctaaataGCAGTAAAGGACAGTAAATACGAGAGTTTGAGGTACTTCCGAAAGGTCAATGATTATGAGACTGTCATCATCAGTATGAACATTTCGATACACTGCGTTACACTCACCAAATTAAGAAGGCGTCTCATCGCGTGCTCATGGTTCCACACACACTCACACGGATCGAAATCTGACATCTTAACAGATTATCTAAGTCTGAAATAAATGTAGAAATAATGGCACTgtcaattttctatgattgtagcCGAGTCTCTGAGTGAACTTATTGAACTTATCCTCCACGCACGGGATCcacctagttagttacctaatcgttggtggtaagctttttataatcggatgggcttataccaacgttagggatgacaaggaccaaaacacggttgaaaaaagtaacacttcaaaaatatactttctattcacttcagtccacaattaatggcttaaatcacaaactaacacaggtacctttcgaaataatccaattttatgtatgtttcgagtggttaatcaacattaatttgagaaattaattaatttctccaccaatttcgccattggccgccatttctctgtattgcacatgtggcatgataagacaaggggacctacaaggatttatataaaatttccaagacgaaacgacaatttttatttttgatggatttccaacttatatttcaaatcttcaggttttccataataaataatgaaataataaattcaggtaaaagaaaaatgtgaataagtgttgatttcttaatttttttcaatttcgtcgtctcgcttcgttagtttgtgctgttgtcctggcctcagtccacaggtgccagcacctccagtaattttcaaaatggcagccgTTGAcccgacggaaatttactctcactttacggccgatttgcacatggattaagatcatcaggtgaggtgttataggtatcagacaaactacgaatctgttgtgcctcgattacaacaaaaaatagacggatatctttagagacaatgaaatgccaggcaaattactcgtcagtcaaattggctgacgaagatttcatacaaaaatgaccttcccattcctgactgtggtttgtgaaaatatccgattgtgaaactaaaccacagacaggttactgactagggaTCCACCATGCACCAGCACGGCAGTAGtaagttacctaatcgttggtggtaagcggACGAGCTTATACCAACAGTGTGTACcgtatgtggtttgtgaaaatatccgatcgtgaaactaaaccacagacacaGTCGTTACTGACTAATATTTACCACACACGACAGTCACCACAGCAGTAGCTCTGACACTCGATTTTGAAAGCCAACATGGCCAAAAAACAACAGACAGACACTGACATAAGGTAACTATAAACTGACCTTACTTATTTATCTTCAATGAATTATCCGATTATGTTCCCATTTACGATATAGCACGAAAAATCTgacaaatgaaaaagtgaCAACAATTCTTGATGTTTTGATAAACTGATGCCCCGGATGCGGAAGTGGAATTCCCTGGGATTCCCTGATACGTCACGGAAATAATTGCGGAAATCCATCTTATGACGTGCATCTTAAAACGACccttaaattaattaattcaattcgtatatttaatgaaatttgtgAAGACATCAAAAAGTCTGTATAATGAATAGATTGTTATATAGAAATCTGAGGAATCCACGTTCCGTGCTTATGAGTCCGTATTTAGCTTATAGTGTTAAGTCCTCATCCGACCTATAGGCGCTACCgttcaaaatggcggcgtcCATAGATTTTTTTTGAACCGACGCGAAATTAacttgttgttgttttttggaCGCCAGCTGTATGGTCGAGCAGAACTAAACGGGTGTTTAAGATGAAGAAGGATGGGAAGGGAGGCGATGGCAGTCGACCCTATCGACTCGGTGAGTTTCATTAATCAgagaaaactgtttaattTCGGCTGTCTCTGATCGTATTATTTACCGACTGAAACCAGACTGAAATTTCTCGGTTTGATGTTTTGTgttgttgattattttcagcTCATCAAACGCTATGTCTCACTGGAGTCAACTTTGAAAACAAGTCTCTAGTGGtaagagagaaagagagagtcATCATCTGAACACGTCCCTGTTTGTTTCCAATTTCTAAAGTTTTTATCTACATTTTTAGGGCTACGTCGAAATGCAACTTCATCCGATGAAAACTGATTTGCGtagaatcaaaatcaactgTAAACAATGTCGTatcctttaaaaaaaaaaattactttcaAGCGAAGCCAAAGAAATCAAGCGCCGAtataaatttccaaaaatgtCTTGGGATGAAATTATAGTTGTTTTTCTGAACTGTTTTGTTTATAATAGGAATTTACAGAATATCGATCAATGATTTTAAAGTGGAGCAGTTTTTATACAATGATCCTGCATTAGAAATTTGTCAGGGAGACATTAAACAGTGAGTATTAGGCTATGTAGGAAAAAATCTAAACATTAACTTATATTACTGTTTGATATTCAGTTTCAACCAGTCTCCACTTCAACTTGAAACATTCAGTAGTATAGGAAACAATCTATAACTAATATTACTGTTCAACATGTTAAACCCTAGagctgaaatgaatttgattcagGTCTACAGTTGTTGACTAAGTGTGAGAGTTTAAAGagaattgattatttcatcaccaacGTTAactctagaactgtggaactgggtctccTGACACTACATGTATCATTACAGCATGTGTTTGCTTCTACAGTTCTTGGTTCCAAAGGTCTTGGTTAGAAATCTAAACTAAAAACATCTATGATTAACTTACCTGAGTTATGAAACTGTATCCTATATTTAATTTACAAAAGTGAAGCTCAGTTAGAGGTGACTCGGGTCAAActgtagtctgaataccagttaTTGTTACGGTTGGGAAATGATAGCTAGATACTTAGTCAAACTGTATTTCGTCAGTGATATCTATTTTCAGGCGTAATCTGGATTTCTTTGAGAGTTGTCACGCGACTGCAGTCAGTACGGTCGATCCTAATAAAACAAACGGTGAAATTACGATCAGAATTCCGCCTGACGTCTTCCCCTGTATCTCGGGTAAGTCTTATCTCCATCCTAAAACCATTGCTTAAAATCCTGAATcgacaaatttagaaatcagttcatttcttcTGGTTGGACTTTATTTTCAAGTTATAACCTAGGACTGCGCAACTGTCCTGAGTCCAGAATATAAAAAGTAtagaattgaaattgtttaATTTTGACTCCTATGATTTAATATCAGGGGTTTATCAATTCAGTGGGTAATTTCTAAGTTAACTCTGTCTATTTGCACAGGTTTAGGAACACTTAGAGTTAATATCGAATTCTCTCTGGAGAATCCTAAAGGAGGAATACAGTTTGTCGTACCTAACATCGAAGGATCTCTCAGTGAAAAAGCAGCCCATTTCTTTTCTTACGGATATGAGAATTCTTCAAGGTAAGGAAAGGCTAACCTAACTTGGGGACACAAAAAACAATCTTCAAACTTGCTGCTGAAGTCATTGTAGTTGAGACGATCATTTTGTTGATATCTTATATCCAATTGATGACTTATACTTAGAAGATTGATTTGAAGATATAGATTTGGACTAAAATACAGATGACACATCcaaaaaagaatcaataaattgaaatttagattCTCAATTAGAGACAACTTAAGTAATGCGACGACTTAACTGGGTTCAAATGTTCATCCCAAATGTAAagatgatgatatttatttgtagACTGTGGTTTCCATGTATTGATACGTACTCTGAGCCATGCACGTGGAAACTAGAATACACCGTAGGTAAAGAAATGACGGCAGTCTCGTGTGGCGATCTCATCGAAGTCATTTATACTCCGGACATGAAGAGAAAAACATTCCATTATTTCTTATCTACTCCAACTCCAGCACCGAATATTGGATTAGCAGTAGGGTATGTTTACAGCATTTAACGAATACACAACAGTGACTTTCATAAGTTTTTACGGGATTACTGCAATTCTTTACCTGCTCATCTAAAAGTGTGTCAAATATTGATCAGAGCGAAATTgatgtttgaaattttcaggcCGTTTGAAATTCTTGTCGATAAAAACATGCACGAAGTCA is a window of Tubulanus polymorphus chromosome 2, tnTubPoly1.2, whole genome shotgun sequence DNA encoding:
- the LOC141898715 gene encoding small integral membrane protein 14-like, whose amino-acid sequence is MSDFDPCECVWNHEHAMRRLLNLLRNSQSTCTDNQCLQELPGPDSPDAGYSTMMLMMIGWIVVATALFLLRPNSLRNSGGKPSNNGPSNDNPPPPPAIH